The Methanotorris formicicus Mc-S-70 genome segment TGGTATTTTAATAACTTCTGGGATATTTGAGAGTAAGAATTCAAAAACTCCTAATTGGGATGTTATTGGAAACCCACCAAAAAAGATTAAAAGGATGAGTAATAAATATAATACTATTAAGAGATTAGAAAACTTGGGTTATAACGTTCCAGTAACATACCTTGCTAAGAACTATTCTCAGTTAGAGAGGTATTTGGATGAGTTAAAAATAGCGATTTTGAAGCCGATTTCTGGCAGTGGAGGCATTGGCGTCAAAAAAATAAACTTTCCCATAATTGAAAATACGTGCATTAAAGAGACTATCGATATTGAATTTCCCATATTGGTTCAAGAATATATAAATTCCGATAGTTTTAGTGCAGCCTTGATAGATGCTAATTTTATAACATTTAATAGGCAGATAATTGAGAACAATATGTATGTTGGAAATATAACTCCCTATTCACTAGATGGTGAAGTATCAGATATTGGTAAAGTTATAAATGATTTCAAGGAAATTATTGAAACTTTTGAACTAAAGGGAATGAATGGTATTGATTTTATGATCAAAGATAGAGAAGTTTACATAATTGAGATAAATCCAAGAATATTGGGGACTTTTGAAACTATTGAGAAATCTTCAGGAGTAAATTTAGTGAAACACATCATTGAAGGAAAACCAGTGAATGTCAGGGAGAAGTTTATTAAGAGGATTGTATTTGCAAAAGAAAAAGTCATTACAAAAATCAAAAAGAATCCATTTGTATATGATATTCCGAAATATAATGCAGTAATAGAAAAAAATGAGCCAATAGCAACAGTAATTGCTAAAACAAACATTGACTACCACATAGACAGTATTTACAAGGAGTGTGTTGTGTATGAAGTTAAGTAAAGAAGAAATTTATAAGATGTTTGATAACCACCTTGTTCAGGAAGTGTTGTTTGATATTTTTGAAGGTGAAGAAGAAGGATTTGAAATATTGGATGCACTCTTAGAGTTAGGTGAGGCTACAGATGATGAAATTGCAAGAAAGTTGAATTTAAAATTAAATTTAGTTAGAAAACTCCTCTATAAAATATATGAAGCAAGATTGGTAGATTATAAAAGAGAGAAGGATGAAGAAACCAATTGGTATACATACACATGGAAACCAACAATTGAGAAACTGCCTTATGTTGTGAAAAAGAAGGTTAACCACATATTGGATGATTTAAAAAAGAGATTGGAGTTTGAAGAGAATAATATGTTTTTCTACTGTCCAGAGTGTAATTTAAGGTTTGTATTTGATGAGGCAATGGAAACTGGATTTAGATGTCCAAGATGTGATGGAATATTGCAAGAATTTGACAATAGAGAAATAATAAGGTCATTAAAAGAGCAAATTTCTTTCTTTGAGAGTGAAATTAAAACAAATTCTTTGTTTTCAAAATGAGTTATAAATTCATAAATTGAAATTAAAAAATTTTTGATTTTACAGTAATTAAATTTGCAGATTTTTTATTTTTTGGTGAGATCATGGATGCACTGTCACTTTTAAATGAATTGTGTGATAAGAACGTCGTAGAACATTGTATTGCTGTTTCAGATTACGCCTATGAGATAGGTCTACAAATAAGAAACAATGGTTATGAGGTAGATTTGAATTTAGTTAGATTGGGTGGGTTGTTGCATGATATTGGGAGGAGTAAAACACACAGCATAGAGCATGGAGTTGTTGGAGCAGAGATTTTAAGGATGTATGGTTTTGATGAGAGATTGGCCCTAATAGCAGAAAGGCATATAGGTGCTGGAATAACAAAAAAAGAGGCTATTGAACTTGGTTTATCACCAAAAGATTACATCCCAATAACTTTGGAAGAGAAAATTGTGGCCCATGCGGATAATTTAATAAGTGGAACAAAAAGAGTGGATATTGATTTTGTAGTGGATAAGTTTAGGAAGATGTTGGGTGATAACCACCCCTCAGTAGAGAGGATTTTAAAATTAAACGATGAAATAAATTCATTGTTAAAAAATGCTAAAAAATAAATGTTTAACTAAGTATGAATCCAGTAAGTTTTAATGTGCCGTAGAATGCTACAATACCCATAGTCATGCATATAGCACACATTAAAATCATCCTACCAAATTTGAACCCATACAAAGGCACGGCAAACAACAACCCAAATATTCCAGTTCCAGTTTGTATTATTTCAACGCATTTTGCTATTTGGTCTGGAGATACTGGTGGTATTTTTGGGGCTATTTTTGAGATAATTATTAAATAACCCCCAATTAATGCTGCAGTTGCAGGGATAACCCCACATAATATAACCAAACCAACAGCAAGACCATTTGCAGTAACACTTAACAACTGCCTCCTTAAATTTTGAAAATCCTCTAAGGTTTTTGCCAATATTTTTAATGTATTTACTAAATCTCCTCCATATTTCCTATTTTCTATTAACAATCTAACAAGTTGTCTGAATATTTTTGAATCTAAAGAATTGGCGACAACCAACATGGCATCTTCAAAACCCATTTTCTGATTAATCATTAATCTCATAACCTTTGCAAAAACCACATCAACCTCTTTAACACCACTTCTAATAACCTCATCCATAGCCTCTACTAATGACCTTCCAGATTCTAAGACAAGTATCATTGTATACAGTGCCTTTGGGATGTTGTTTTCAAACCTTTCAATCTTTATCTCATAGAGGATCGTTGGAGTATACAAAACACATCCAAGATATGTTATTGCCAATACCAATGTTGTTTTTAATGTTAAATCAACAAAGAAGTTTAATATTACAGGAATTGAGACGGAAAGTATCATTAATAATATAAAAGTCCTTTCATCAACCTTTTTCTTCCCTATTTTTCTTAATATTCTGATATTTCTTTTTACAGTGTATATGTATATTTTATTCATGGTTGAATGTACTTTGTTTATGTTTGACATAATCTCACTCAATCTTCATTTTAATAAATATTGTGAAGATTATTGTTGAAATTGGACCTATCTTTGTTAGTACAATGTCAAGAGTATCCACTATTCCAGAGAATCCCTGCTGACCACCAAGTGCTGACTGTATCATACCAGAAAATGGTAATATTAAACCCACACCAAAAACAAGATTTCCTAAATTTTGTATCATAAATTTTGATGAATCTATTTTTACCATAGATTCTCTAACAATTTCTTCATACATTTTTTCCAATAGTAGGGCTACGTTACCCTTATTGAAAGCCACTATTAGTTGATCATACAATACCTTCATTAGTGGTATTTTAGTTCTTAATTTTGCCCTCTCCAATGCTTCTACAAAACTATATCCACCAACGTTTATATCGTGGATTAATGTTTTGAATTCATAAGATACGACCCCATACTCCGGACTTTTTGCAACATTTTCTATAGCCTCTTGAAGAGATATCCCTACCTTAACAACAGACACCATATACAACAACGCAAACAATATTTGAAATTTAATTTCCCCTTTAAATAACATTAATTTTAATTTTGGATATAAAATACTGGTTATTAATATCCCAAAAGCGAAGATGAAGCCATTTATAAGGCCAGAAATTGGGTTTTTATTTAAAATAGTATGGTATAAGGACAAAATAATAAACGTTCCAAAACTTGTTAACAATACCTTAGCAAAGTATTTTTTTTCATCCTCTATACCAGCATATTGAAAATCTTTTTTTGATGGTAAGAATGAGGTTCGAGTTACCCAATATGAGAGTGATTTTGAATACTCCTCAAATATTCCCAACCCTTCTTCAAATAAGATATCATCAAGATCTTCAATTTCTATAGGTGTTTCCTCTACAAATGGTTCATAGAATGTGAGTTCTTCTTCACTCTCCACTATACTCTCTCTTTTTCCCTTCCATGTGTATTCTCTCTTAGAAATGTCAGAAATTTTAATTCTTCTTTTTTTTAATCCAATTTTAATTAAAATATCATCTATATGTTTTGAGATATCCTTAAAAAATTCTCTGTATGGTTTTTTTTTCATAAAGCCCACCATATTAACAGATTGTTGACAGCAAATCTTAAAAATAAATTATAAATGTTAAAGTAGGGATTATAAGTGGAGTGAACGTAACAACTTCTCAGGGTCTTCCTGATATGTCATTATTATTGGGGCCACATCTTCAAGTTTATGGATGTTATTATCTATCATATACTTTAATACTTTTTTTCTATTTATTCTATCGTCTATCAATTCATCCCGTGTAATCCCTGCAATTTCACAGACATCTTCTTCCCACATACAAATACCCTTTTTAGTTAGGGAGTCAGAAATACCGTTGTACTCAAACAATGTGGTTTTACTAATATGTTCCCCATCCCCCTTCACAATTTCAACAATACCCAATATCCTTCTAACAGTTTTTCTATTTCTTCTAATTCTTTGCTGGTTTATTATAAAGTTTAGTGATGAGAGCATGATTTTTGGAACGTTCATTGGTGGATTTGTTAATCTCAAGATTGCCTCGTCAGCACTGTTCGCGTGTAATGTTCCAGAACAATTGGAAACATAGAACATCCCATCATTTCCAGCCATGTATGTGTGGTTATCTTCAACAGTTAAATCATATACATATCCATCATATTTTACTTTTTCAATAGATGCTATCTTCTTCCATGTTATATCATTGCATAATGCCAACAGATGATTCAACTTCCTACTTACAACCAAACTATCCAATCTTTCATTTAATTTTTTTGATTTATTGTGGTAGTTTGATTTTAGTTTTTTCAAATATTTGTCTTTTATATTTTCAATAATCATTTTTAAGTCATCTTTAGATATTATATTTGAATGCTCATACTCCTCAATTATCTCCGTATCTATTCCCGTAATTTCTTCCAATTCCGATGAACTTATATTAAGATGCTTCCTTATATCTTTTAATAACTTCCCAGTATTTTCAAATCTCTCTAACTCATCAGTACTATTGGTTGGTACAGCAATAAAGTCCCCACATTTTAAGGATTCTGCATTTTTTTCATATATGATTCCGTCTAAGATATAAAATGGATGGTCGTTTGTTGCTACTATTTCCCTACCATCTTCAGTTTTTATTTTATATAGGTAGTTGTTGTACTTTGTTCTCCAAACCCTTAAGATTCTTTTTTCCTCGCATTTTAAGGAACTTTTATTCAAACTTTTTATTGTTATCTTCTCATCAGAGATGTCAACATACTCATGATTCTTGTATACCTCAACATTTTTATCAAAGAATGCCTCGCAGAATTCTCCAATTTTTTCTATCTTACTGTTGGGCATTATATTTGCATCATAATGCAACGCCCCATCGTGACCGGTGTTCATAGCAACGAGTAATGAGTGAGCCTCTTTCCCCCTAACCTCCCCAACGAGTATCCTATCTGGTCTCATCCTTAAGGCATTTTTAATTAAATCATCCATAGTTATCTCATATCCCGGAACTCCAGGTCTTGGAGGTCTTGTAATCATTCTTATAACGTGTTTGTGTGGAATTTGTAATTCTGGCGTATCTTCAATTGTTATTATCCTATCTGTGTACATGGCAAACATAGATAATACGTTTAATGTTGTTGTTTTACCTGAACCTGTCCCCCCTGCAATTAAGGTGTTTGCAGGTTTTGCCCCAAAGTAGCCTTCAACAGCCTGCCATAAAAATGCCGCAGTTTCCAAATCAAAAGTTCCAAATTTAATTAGGTCGGTTATTGTTAATGGGTCTTTTGTAAATTTACGGATTGTTAATGTTGCTCCGTTTAATGTAACATCGTGTGTTGTTGCGTTCACTCTACTACCATCTGGTAAGAACGCATCGAGCATAGGGCTTCTCGCATCTATACTTCTATTTGCAAGGTATGCAATATTTTCAATGATTCTTGTTAACTCCCCCTTATCTAAAATAATATTACTCTCACACATCTGATATTTCCTATGGAATACAAATACTGGTAAATTCCAACCATTGACCATAACTTCCTCTAATTGTGGATCATTTAATGGAATTTCTAAAAAACCCAACCTCCCAATTGAGAGATAGAAGTATTTAGCCATGTAATCCAAATCTTTCCCATCAAATTCTATACCATGCCTTTCGGCAAAAGTTGTTAAGTATCCATGAATTTGGTTAAATTGTGTGTAATAACCTTCCGATATGTTTGATTTTATCATTCTTATTTGATCTTCAGTTAATCTCGACAATGCCTGTTTCATTTTATTAATTTCAGGTACTTCATA includes the following:
- a CDS encoding ATP-grasp domain-containing protein; translation: MKLLVVGVNTRPVVNSAKKLGFEVCSVSYYNPMDLDADKKIYFIDDYNHGHFKENYNENELLKAAGLFVDEVDGILITSGIFESKNSKTPNWDVIGNPPKKIKRMSNKYNTIKRLENLGYNVPVTYLAKNYSQLERYLDELKIAILKPISGSGGIGVKKINFPIIENTCIKETIDIEFPILVQEYINSDSFSAALIDANFITFNRQIIENNMYVGNITPYSLDGEVSDIGKVINDFKEIIETFELKGMNGIDFMIKDREVYIIEINPRILGTFETIEKSSGVNLVKHIIEGKPVNVREKFIKRIVFAKEKVITKIKKNPFVYDIPKYNAVIEKNEPIATVIAKTNIDYHIDSIYKECVVYEVK
- the tfe gene encoding transcription factor E, with the translated sequence MKLSKEEIYKMFDNHLVQEVLFDIFEGEEEGFEILDALLELGEATDDEIARKLNLKLNLVRKLLYKIYEARLVDYKREKDEETNWYTYTWKPTIEKLPYVVKKKVNHILDDLKKRLEFEENNMFFYCPECNLRFVFDEAMETGFRCPRCDGILQEFDNREIIRSLKEQISFFESEIKTNSLFSK
- a CDS encoding TIGR00295 family protein; the encoded protein is MDALSLLNELCDKNVVEHCIAVSDYAYEIGLQIRNNGYEVDLNLVRLGGLLHDIGRSKTHSIEHGVVGAEILRMYGFDERLALIAERHIGAGITKKEAIELGLSPKDYIPITLEEKIVAHADNLISGTKRVDIDFVVDKFRKMLGDNHPSVERILKLNDEINSLLKNAKK
- a CDS encoding type II secretion system F family protein, whose translation is MSNINKVHSTMNKIYIYTVKRNIRILRKIGKKKVDERTFILLMILSVSIPVILNFFVDLTLKTTLVLAITYLGCVLYTPTILYEIKIERFENNIPKALYTMILVLESGRSLVEAMDEVIRSGVKEVDVVFAKVMRLMINQKMGFEDAMLVVANSLDSKIFRQLVRLLIENRKYGGDLVNTLKILAKTLEDFQNLRRQLLSVTANGLAVGLVILCGVIPATAALIGGYLIIISKIAPKIPPVSPDQIAKCVEIIQTGTGIFGLLFAVPLYGFKFGRMILMCAICMTMGIVAFYGTLKLTGFILS
- a CDS encoding type II secretion system F family protein; the encoded protein is MKKKPYREFFKDISKHIDDILIKIGLKKRRIKISDISKREYTWKGKRESIVESEEELTFYEPFVEETPIEIEDLDDILFEEGLGIFEEYSKSLSYWVTRTSFLPSKKDFQYAGIEDEKKYFAKVLLTSFGTFIILSLYHTILNKNPISGLINGFIFAFGILITSILYPKLKLMLFKGEIKFQILFALLYMVSVVKVGISLQEAIENVAKSPEYGVVSYEFKTLIHDINVGGYSFVEALERAKLRTKIPLMKVLYDQLIVAFNKGNVALLLEKMYEEIVRESMVKIDSSKFMIQNLGNLVFGVGLILPFSGMIQSALGGQQGFSGIVDTLDIVLTKIGPISTIIFTIFIKMKIE
- a CDS encoding ATPase, T2SS/T4P/T4SS family, translated to MGLLDRIQEKSTKKIIIEPELKKEKKEIIEEIKPRVVKPKVPVKIDIPKDTSEITLDSYKVTIENIKIDVSIKKRGSMIYYEVPEINKMKQALSRLTEDQIRMIKSNISEGYYTQFNQIHGYLTTFAERHGIEFDGKDLDYMAKYFYLSIGRLGFLEIPLNDPQLEEVMVNGWNLPVFVFHRKYQMCESNIILDKGELTRIIENIAYLANRSIDARSPMLDAFLPDGSRVNATTHDVTLNGATLTIRKFTKDPLTITDLIKFGTFDLETAAFLWQAVEGYFGAKPANTLIAGGTGSGKTTTLNVLSMFAMYTDRIITIEDTPELQIPHKHVIRMITRPPRPGVPGYEITMDDLIKNALRMRPDRILVGEVRGKEAHSLLVAMNTGHDGALHYDANIMPNSKIEKIGEFCEAFFDKNVEVYKNHEYVDISDEKITIKSLNKSSLKCEEKRILRVWRTKYNNYLYKIKTEDGREIVATNDHPFYILDGIIYEKNAESLKCGDFIAVPTNSTDELERFENTGKLLKDIRKHLNISSSELEEITGIDTEIIEEYEHSNIISKDDLKMIIENIKDKYLKKLKSNYHNKSKKLNERLDSLVVSRKLNHLLALCNDITWKKIASIEKVKYDGYVYDLTVEDNHTYMAGNDGMFYVSNCSGTLHANSADEAILRLTNPPMNVPKIMLSSLNFIINQQRIRRNRKTVRRILGIVEIVKGDGEHISKTTLFEYNGISDSLTKKGICMWEEDVCEIAGITRDELIDDRINRKKVLKYMIDNNIHKLEDVAPIIMTYQEDPEKLLRSLHL